The Montipora foliosa isolate CH-2021 chromosome 6, ASM3666993v2, whole genome shotgun sequence genome includes the window AAGCGTCTTCGCTCGCATTGCTTCCCTTCGCCCTGTCTAGCTGTCTTGTGGTCAAGCATTTGGAATCCCGTTCCATCGAACACTCCATCAACAGAATCAAATCTCAGACGTAACTattcttttttccattttcttaatTGCGTTTTTGTTGTATTTATTGGAGTAAAAAGTTCGCTGACTCACGAAGCTGTCTTCAGTGTCTTGCTAAATCGGGGGACAGCTATTCAGTTATTCTCATAGATTAGAGTTGGAGTTAAGTTAAAGTTAAGTTTTTCCATAATCCTGAATTTTGGAAGctaaaatcctgaattcaagaattTGGAaagccaaaatcctgaattcaagattttggaaggccaAAGAGAGGGACTAGGGCAGAAGAAACTCAAGATGGCGGTAAGTTCATCTGCCCGTGTCCAAGGCGCTTGTTAGGTATGTATATCAACAACATTTGATTATAACAAGAGACTATTCGTTTCTTTATGAACAGTAGAGTTTATCATGTTATTGTTGGTTTTCTGAGAGGCCTTGGGTTGCATTGATTTGAGTAGTTAATCATGATCGTGTTCATAAATTGATTATTCACTGGCTTACTGTATTCTGCAAAACTAAACGAAACTTTTAAACTTgtagaaatgaaaatatctaGCATCACAACAGTCAGATTTCTCTGTGTGAATACCTAAACAAAGAATAAAACGCTGGAAGTGTAGAATTTTTAAATTAGAAGATTTGCATATTGCAAAACGAGCTTGTCGAATACTGTGACGTTATTTACCTTTTTTCTTAAGCTTTGCCTTTGTCCACATTTTTCTTATACAACTCGATGCATTGAAGATTAGTGAGCCACTAGTTTGAACCAAAGGTTGGAAGTGCTCAGTTTGGCAAATTACAGATAAATATTTTGGAAAACGAGATCTTCATAGGCAGTGGGAAGCACTTGTTTTGCAATTGCAGATCAGTGATTTGCGAAACGGAGAAAATTATGCTGGTTCAAACTCTTGGTTGAAAAATCATCAGTGCATGGAGTTGTATCTAAAAAACGTGTTAGCGAATGcaaagaaatacatgtaagttaaATATTGTCAAATTCTCCAAATAGCTCGTTTtgcaaaattacaaattttttattttcatattcTGCACCTCTGGAGTTTTATTGTTCCTTTGCATTGGGTTATCGCACAGAGAAATGTAACTGTTGTTATAATTGACATTTTCTGtaattactaaaacaaggaatgacctacaatgatctacaatgacccaCAATGAGAGCTccacaatgatctacaatgacatacaatgagctacaatgacctacaatgagttACAATGGCCCACTTAAATGACTTGcaatcaaagagaaagacaaaagaggatcagGGTGAAGAGTTTCACTGTTTGGTGAGCAGAAAACAGCCATTGTGCGTTGTCATGCAGTGCTTTAGTTCATGGCATGACAACCCAAAAGACGGCCGCAATTCACGCAGGTGGCCTTGAAGGCAGAAATAAACTGCAAAAAGACCCTTTGTTATCCTTTGTCTTAAAACTAAAttgaaaatgtacaaatatcAAGGCTTTGCTTGGCAATGATGAAATCTTAATCAGAGCgggaaaaaatgaagagaagattataaataagttattcttcccacagtgttttgtttggttcagagtgcacaatgaaaatattttcaacttgcacagCAAtgaggttttgattggttcagagcgcagagtggaatgtttttaacttctgtactgcaaacatgctacagtgccctcagagctgcaaattctcttttattttagctCATTAGGTCTTTAGCTAATTTTAGCTTGTAATGTATCTCACTGTAGgccattgtagatcattgtagctcgTTGTAGGTCACTGTAGgccattgtacatgtagctcattgcaggtcattgtaaatcattgtagctcattgtaggtcattgtagatcattccttgttttagtaactatgGATATTTTCACTTCTACCGGTTTAAACGTTCTACCTTTCATTTTGCTTCGCAAAATTCAGTAAGCCAGCTCAATGAACGCATGGTCACAATCATCCACTTGAATCAAAGAGAAATGAAGATTTAAATGCCTTCTAAGAAAGCTGGTAATACATGTAACACAATAAACTCTACTGTACATAAATGAAAGAATAGTCTTGTTATAATCAAATGCTGTTGATATATATTCCTCATAAGTGTCACAAGTGCCTTGGACACAGGCAGACAAACTTTCTGTCGACTTGTGTTTCTTCTGCCCAAGTCCCTCTCTTTAgcctttcaaatttttgaattAATGATTTTGACTtgaaaaatcttgaattcaaggTTTTGGAaagttaactctaactctaatgtCATATTAAACTCTATGGCTACTCAACCTCGCTACATTTTTGAACATCTTTTGTTTGGCATGCATATTCTTTGAGGTGAAACACTTCAGTTCAGAAGACATGTTCAAATACTGTTGTTTTGGGTCCAGTGAAATCAGCTTGTACAAACAAAAGTACTTATGGATGTTGGTGCCAAGAATTAAGAACAAATTGCTCAGTCATGGCATCATAGTGAAGCCAGGAAGTTACATGTAAGTGCTACGTGTAGATCTGAAGACCAAAATGGAGCACTCATTGGGAGAGATTTTTAGCAATCGTCATTTGCAGCTAACTATTCAAATTTGAATCATTCTCAAGGGGTTATTggaaaaagagttaattaattattattaaattttaatctgCTAGGCAAGGGTACAGTACAGTACTTGTTGAAGAAATGATTTGATTGATGTTATATCTGTTGCATGTTGTACTATAAAATTAATACAAACATAGTGAAGTTGTgctattaaataattattgttgtggCAGTtatgttcttttcttttctttttttcaatttgctaACATTCTTGCTGAAAAAGTTTCAGGACCCTGACCTTTGGAGATTTTGCAAGATGATTCCAgcaaaaattgttttgaaaagcacCACTTCCAAGACCCTGAATGATCGGTGAGCAATCTGCTATGTACCAAGTTTTACGCAGCTTCATAGTACCTTCCTCCGGCTTCATGAATGCTTGCATTTGTTTATGGCCTTTAAGCTACACATCTTTGTGATGAAATGGCCATTTAATGTTTTGGCAAACCTATTATGGCAAAAATCAAGCCTTACAATGTATAAAATAGTAATTTTTAAGGCATTGAGAATATCTGTAAAAGGCTCAGCAAAAAGTGCATTTGCTCAACATTGAGTGTGCCATTGCATGCATTGAAGCCAGTCAAATATTGAAAGGTACAAATTCCACCTCTTCATCCATCTTCTGAAGCTTTACTGAAGTGGCCAGAAAGCAAGTCAGATCACCACCACAAGTAACCGTCACTGGAGTCAGAAGCAACCAGTTCCAGGTGGCCCAAGCCAGTGTAAAGAATCGTCGTCTAGCAGCACAGATGGCCAACAGGCCAGACATCCAAGCAGCAGTTGGAGGAGATAATACATCCAATCTGAAAAGCAGACTTGGCTCTCCAGCAAGAGGCAGGGGTGGATTAAAGAAAGGACTTTTGAAAAATCGTCTCGGTACTGGTCTAGCAGTTGCAGCAAAATCTCGGGGTGGTTTTGGTGGAAGGTTAAAGCAGGGCCGAGGTCAGGCCAATCCACGTGGGTTTGTTAGGAGAGGTGGTGTAAGAGGACTTGGTGTTGTTGGTCGCAGTGGACGTGGTATGCAAGCTGCTAGTCGAGGAGCTCGTGGTGTGCGTGTTGGTAGGGGAGGGGCAAGAGGCCGTGGTAGGGGACGTGGTAGGGGTGACAAACCAGTGTCAAAAGACAAGTTAGATGCTGAACTTGACCAGTATATGTCCAAGACAAAGAGTCATCTTGATGCAGAGCTTGATGAGTATATGCAGCATGCTGGAAATGACGAGTAATAATTTTGTAAACAAAGACAGCAAGACTGTCATACAATGGACAAATCAAGACACATAATTTGTTCTAAAAATGCATTTGGATGTATTAGAGGAAGCATGGACAGTGGACCTgtaatatttatttctttttttaactacGCACCAtaaaaaaactttttatttAGTCAACTGAGATTACTTTAAAGGAGTATATAATGAGGAAACAAGATCATCCTTAGTTTCTGTAGATTTCATTAATGTTAATATTCTTTTTACATAGCTTTTTCAGATGTTTTGATTTCCCATCTGACGTAAAGAGATTGTAAATACAGTGTAACTTATCTGTGATCTAACAGTTCTATCttaaaagtttaattaaacaaaatatgGACTTATATTATGAAAGGATGAGCATCATACCATTCCATAACTTTACTGACAGTTGTGATCTGTCAGGCCCTTGacatttctttagtttttctcTTCTAAATGTATGTCTGTATAGGTCTTTGAACATGGTCATGTTTGTCATTTGATAGTTTTAGGCTCAAAATTCTGTTAACTCTGTGCCATATGAACTTACTCAGTTTCAGCATGTGTTTGACAGGGTGTGCTTTAGATTATAATGCAGCACATCTGCAAAGTCACAAGCATTCTCCCTTTTGTTGAAGGATTAGTGCTTTTTAGATTAAGCATCATTGAAATCAAACCATTCATTTGGCTCATAATTAACCTAGTTTGTCACCAATGCTCCATCAAAGAACTGGCTTTTCTATTAATAGTTATTAATGTTCTTAAATTTATGGAGATTGGACACCCTTCTGGTTTGTGATTGCTGTCATTGTTTTTCTTGAGCACTACCTGTCAAATGTCATGACGACTTTTAACCTGACTTTCTGACAGGCAAACTGTAAGTGAAGTAAGTTGATAATGAAATTGCTAAAAGCAGGTTTTGGATGCCTGTCATGTTTTTGCATAAGTTTTTGAATTTCTTAAATGAAACTTAGACTTGAAGAATGCCTTTTTAGAAGTACTGGTATTCTTCAGTATTCCCTTTCATCTCTTTCTTGTAGTGTACCCAAGAAAAACATTGTGTAGTTTTATCAACATTACATGAAAATGCCAGTAAATCATTCCTTCTGCTGTTTTTATTTTGCCCTTTTCATCAACCGTTTTGGGAAATCTCCCTTGATGATCTTTCTGCTCAGTCAGACTCTGGCAATTTTTCAGGTCTCGGCAATTTGAAATAGTTTGGTTGATGGATTATTCTAAGTTACCAAAGTCACACAATATTTTTGTTTAGTTGTAAACAGTGTGAATCCAGGGGTATCTTGatcaaatttggtgttttgaAGAAGTCCCTTTTGAAGACTTGAGTTGCTGACTGACGTATCAACAAGCTGGCATAAAGTCATTTTTGTACAATCAAGGTGACTAGAAGATTTTCTTTACTCTTAGGTTGTTGCAACACCCATCACCATTATTTGTCTTTCTCAGAGCTACACACTCAGGCAATCAGTTTCTTTAACAActtgttgtttttgcaattTCAAAAACATGGGAATGTAAGATTCTGCTATAGTGAAGTACTCCTAAGATAAGCAAGAACATTAAGATTTGAACCAGAGTTCTCATGTTGATGACAGCTGCAGCAATAATGTGGTTAGTAGTTTTAGGTGGAAAACACCAAGCATAAGTAATCACAAAGTTAGATCCCAATCATTAAAATGGTTAGTTATTTAAATGCATGTACACAGTATGATTCACACCAGTATAAATTACGCAgggatttgctctgacgaagggctaacgagataaactaagaataaagccaggatccgagccaggattcgaaccaggattcgagacctaatcTAACCTAACTGAGACCTaccctaactagactagaaccaacctaaatagacctatcctaaccgagagattcgagaataagtagtggagaaagctcatcttagctcggatcctggctggaagtttaggtatccttagggctaacgctcgaaacgtcagcttttacaatcgcctgtacggtggtcaatttacattatcaactccgttgataaaatcaaatttgtaAATGGCGAACTACTTTGATTATCTTTAAAATGTTAGTTTCAAATGAAAGCTGTGTGGCATGTCTTGAGAAGAGAATTTTTCATGTTATACCATGGAATTTTATCAGTTTTAAGGGGGACATTGTTAACTATCAAGCCATTGTTGTGGAGCCTTTCAAAAAGACTTTTACTCTGCAGTTACCttcatatttggtaaatcacatgACCAAAACAACTAATGCCCAAAAATTCAGCGACGTAACCGTGTTTTTCACAAATCTTTAatgcaacagtatgagaacattctaacacaaaatatgtagcatggattttacaaaaaaaattgtgtcaaAAGCCCCTGCTGCTTCGATACAAGTTACAAATTATCAGTTcaattttttgtccaaatagacatgctacagtgtatgAAAAATTACTGGACGattcccatccggtgaaaaaaccgccccttcctttcgtttcctgagacTGTTTGTGGGTAGCGCGCTGTAAGGGCAATACATGAAACCACCTAAGGATGGTTAGCAAAACCTGGGAACGCGCTGGCTTTTCCTGCTTGCTTTTTTTACCCATATTGTCGTCGgggctgtctgagtgagtgagtgttaGATTGTAGGCCTGCAGTGCGTGTATGAATTGCAAAACTAATGTAggattttcttgcatttcaacaatTGAAGGCCATTGTACAGTTATTCTGTTTGCGACACTCTTGTCTccttttcttttactttgcaagagcaatggtcaacctcaacaaTAGCTTAAACATTGGAGGCATTCTTGCCCAGAGCGCTTGTGGGCTTTGTGAGTCAACACCCGCTCAGCCAAACTGCACCGTCTGGGCTTCCATCGCTATTTCGCTATTCCTCCCAGTACAGGAATAAAAGAAGATACGAAAAAAGCCTTAAACaaccaaatacaaaaaagaaatcgagcaaaaagaaaaaaaagccaaaaaataaGATAAGTCTTCACGGGAATTTTGCGGTAGTCTCCCATCCAGGTACTAATTGCAGCCGAACGGGCTTAACTTAGTGGATACCAACGCGAAAACGACGGCAACATtggacaacaacaaaaatagtgAATTTAAATAAAAGGGGTAATCAGGCCCCGAAGGCTTGTGAGGCAACACCCGATTAATAACGGTCCATCGCCATGcatcaaaaacgtgaaaagaatattaaagaaaagtttttaacaACCAAGTAAGAGGAAAGAAGAGCACTGgtaattctcaaggtttaatacATTTGTCTAAATAATTCTGTATCGCGGGCGatgtacaaagagagaaaagaaaTTATGAGCACGTCACTTGATAGCATCAGGTAGCTTCATTTGCGTGAGCGTTGTTAATGATATCTTACCTtccgattttctcgtggaaatTTTTTGGCTTAGATGaaaatcacaacattttccCCGGAAAATTATTTGAGGGTAATTTCGTTACCTTTCTGGTGTAAGTTGGTCTTGGTTTTAGATAGCTACCATAATTAGATTATCAAATTTCAAGTTTCTTTTACCAACTCAGCAACTTTCAGTctacaaagaattttcatctaaaatgaaatttacttcTAACCGTCACGAATTTATATtgtaaatttctgcaaaatttcgGCGTTAATTAAACATCTCGATCTCGACATGCCAAAAATATGCATATCCCAtctaaataaagttgtttataaGACGAAAAAATCACCTTGCCTAAAAACCCACTCTAATGTCATCTTGCTTCGATATGGGAAGCCAATTGGATCTGTAtgaactaaggtatatgagctgataaccgagattgagtgaaccaatctgagcacgcgaaatgcattatccgaggttgagaatttaatacttgttgaatttgaaatgttgtaatttttgcaaaaataaatgaagaattaaaatcatctttttgtgctatattttcTCACTGTCTTAGTACAAGcgaattagcaactattcaccgaagtggaggtggctagtggtggatcaGTTcgtggctcggtaaatatccagcCACCTCctcttcggtgaatagttgctaattcgCGGGTGCAATTATGATGCTCATACATGGGGATCCAATTTTTAAGGAACTCTACTTGCTTAAAAAAGACATTTGTTTCAATTAGGTCATTTTGCAATTCTAATCTTCCTTCAAAATCTCTATTTTCCTTGAACAATCGTACCCATAGCTATAACACCGGGCACGCACTTTCTTCAGTGTCGCTTACCATACTGCAGAACAAATATACgtcaattttctgttttctttcaaggcCCAAAGTTTTTTAATAGTCTAAGTTCAGATATCACTAGTTCTTCATCTCTTGCAATATCTTAAAAAATAAGCTAATCAATTCTTTATTACAAAATATTCCatcatatatattattttttagtATAAAATTGGCTCTCGACCTCCTCCTGCCTCTTGCTTTTTTGTTATGATCACTCCACTCCTTGCTATTCGTGAGAAAACCTAATTTCAGATAAGCCCCGTGATTTCATTTATAGGTTTCCACGccactttttctttttatcttgtAAACTGGATGGAGTGTggcaaaatgaataaatgaaatgaaatgtgcTTCCTCGCCTCTTCTTGTTTCTTATTATTTTCTGTCATCTTATTCTATTTGGTAAAAGTGAACTTAAAACATGTTTATCATCGCAGACGGAACCAACTGTTTTATCGCACACACACGCCACAATAGGAAACAGGTTCCGAAAAGACGCTTTAGGTTTTCCACATTAATTGTAAAATATAATtgtaaaatacaataataaaaatgttactcgatataaaaataataaatttcttGAAGCTACACTGATGAGAAATGAAAATATCACAATGAGATCGCGTGGCATGTGACATCATCAGCCAGATTACCGATTGTACTTCTCGTCTTTAGGGTCGGTTTCGTAAACCAGTCTGGATCTCTGTTCAAAATTCGCTACTCGTCCATGTTAACGTGCCAAGACACTTCTCGGGCTCATGTTCTAAGAACGTTTCTTTGATTGATCAGGCTATTTCACCTTTGCTCCTCCGCACACGATCTGGAAgattattcacgatagccgccatgttggttttcaaattgtcatgcaaatgtgTTATCcttgggggcaaacattggaataaaggcaaattgcggaaaatcgttgcgtcgaaatattgaattaacatcgctaaaagtacattttagaatttagaattaagtaccttttataataattttatatcttttgattgcctccgacattttcactttctacttcgttatctgctaatttttcgataaaaaaaatcgaagtaacttgtgtaagcattctattttactacttaggagataaacattcaatgaacatgaaacaaatcatttgtgtggctaagatgttcgttacaacgtctcgaacttgtgttgtttgccccctcagaagtgtagctaatttgcatgataatagcaaatccaacatggcggctatcgtgaataagctGAATAAGGTCTGTTAAGTTCTTTTCCAGCGCTTTCGACAAATTAGTGAattttagcgctatataaatataataatattatcatctAAACGGCACCACAAATTTCGTTAGGTTCCATGGGGCATGGGCAGGATTTCTTTCAGCTTTTCTCGACGTTTTTAGCTTATGGATGACGTTGTCAGGAATAAACGAGGTTTTAGAAGAACTCGAACGGCACTCAGTCGAGCGAACACTCCATTCGATTTTTTTCTGTACGTACCATGCTAAGTTTCACTTTTGTCCCAGAGTCGTTGTGGGCCTCTCTGGGGAAGGTTTCAGGGAGTAGTAGAGAAACGTCTTGTTCGTTTTCCCATAAAAAAACCCCGATGCTGAGTACTATCTGACATCTCTTTTAGCTTCACTTTATTCCGGCGTCTTTCACATCAAATGAAGTTAATACAACCGACGAGTCCTTCGCGTTTCAGTTATTTTTCTTCGCATGGGTTCTTCGTTCCCAGAGTTCAGAGCATACTTCCTTAGCATCACATCATCTGAGAACATCTCTAAAACGCTTATTAGCAACTATTTGGGAGCTTACACAAGGACGACGACGATGGCTACGAGAACGCAACGAAACAATTGGCTTAaggatgaaggggtagtttctaaagaaactgtggtgctgcgtcggtggggaagtagtatacaaaaatttggtttatcaacggagttgataatgtaaattgaccaccgtacagagattctaaaagctgacgtttcgagcgttagcccttcgtcagagcgaatcgctctgacgaagggctaacgctcgaaacgtcagcttttagaatctctgtacggtggtcaatttacattatcaactccgttgataaaccaaatttttgtaattggCTTAAGGGCCTGCTGACGTATTTTTTTGGGGTGCGTCGCTAAGGATATAATAGTTAACTAATTTTAGAGAAGcgggcattattttggtcagtttccaacgtTTGTCTTAATTGtcaaccaatgaccctaaatatgacgtcatcatgccacgccTATGATCACGTAaccaataaaagaaagaaaactctaaatttgtctacgtgctactcaatttgggtatttaatcagtgggtTCATAATTACTCGGGCCCCGTAGGGGCTCGAGTTATAAAAgacgttagatttcagttttttttttcctgtgcagcaaaatgcacaatagaaaaacgtggccgtgtttgattgggcaatgcacaatagaaagcacgtggcggtgttttgattgggtaatgcacaatagaagccacgtggcgctgtttactttggttatttaaagcaaaccacgtaatccaagatcatgaagagctctgtgatgcgttgtttggattactgaagatcggcattgcgttggcttaatcgatttcttcttggggcgctcaaagcacatacaaagaatggcatacgcttttcgcgcccacactaaaagatgtcaagcgtcagcttcgaaacgggtcgttccgcgaactgaatgaaacaagaatatactcgaatgtaactgaaatggacgcaactattgaaagtgatacaagtcaaaacactaattctttaataagcagcgggtaccttattgagaactactcttaagatgacagcgacaaagaaaataactccacaaacaaatggacgctatattggaatcttctgaagaccaagtaaaaacatttgcacagcgaacaaatTGGCCTCACGCTggtaccattttcaccgcgaacaagtagcctcccgctcagtgtaccaaTGACTACGGAGATAAATTTTGTCTatacgtttttttctttttcattgttaaacagtttgtttcttgtaatggtctagcttatatcctttgttcaaatagccatattagcgatcgtgttcactgccatcttgtgtgtatagttctgttacacaagatttgatgtcatcagtggaaaatgtgatcagctctttagaaaataactgtgatgtagtttgaaaggctgtacagttatttgattctcaatgataataaagacttcattccgaaggagaaatacaggtctcgataagcaaaagttgtctacttttgttttgatttgcgtgaggatcgacatagacgtgccctagaaccaagcagaattacagagaaaaggctgagacgtctattttataacagcagaaaaaggaggTAACTTGCAGGAACGTATTTGGGTAACAacgtaccgaggtcatccacatttcatcgtattactagcaagggagatcacttcctcgtaaacacaacaaaaatatctaccccaggtatgcgtttaaatctaagcacgtggtacagtgtatgtaccacttttccaaaaagcgtggatgaacaggtaaaaaacttaaatttatgcagaaatcaggaatacccggtatgacttgtaaaagaatgttttgttttctcagaaacgaaacgtatctattttgaatttAGGGTGAACTATATTTACACAGCGAGTTAGAGTGGCCAATCGAAACAGAgtgtgtaattggaaatctaaacatccacgagatacaaaaacaaacttgtgaacacgtaaacctaaaatattccaaatcataatgctgacaaaggcgaaagaaatggattatgcataggacgttttgaatatctgaatgattttgggtaagatgaaagcgatatattgtt containing:
- the LOC138008291 gene encoding chromatin target of PRMT1 protein-like, whose translation is MIPAKIVLKSTTSKTLNDRFTEVARKQVRSPPQVTVTGVRSNQFQVAQASVKNRRLAAQMANRPDIQAAVGGDNTSNLKSRLGSPARGRGGLKKGLLKNRLGTGLAVAAKSRGGFGGRLKQGRGQANPRGFVRRGGVRGLGVVGRSGRGMQAASRGARGVRVGRGGARGRGRGRGRGDKPVSKDKLDAELDQYMSKTKSHLDAELDEYMQHAGNDE